The genome window AACGTCTCGGGGATCGCGGCGACCGCCCGGGTGACGACGCCTCCGACCTGACCGGGGTAGTCGGGCCCCAGCTTGTGGGCGTAGACCTCCACGTCCTTCAGGCCGAGACGCTCGCAGACCTGGCCCAGGAACTCGGCGCGGGCGGAGCGGGGCTCGCAGAGGATCATGTGGACGTCGGGCCGGGCGATCTTGAGCGGCACGCCGGGAAGCCCCGGACCGGAGCCCATGTCGATGATCGGCGACGGCAGATCGGCGAACTGCAGGACCAGCAGGCTGTCGACGTAGTGCTTCAGCACCATGTTCTCAAAGTTGTGGATCCGCGTCATGTTCAGCGACGCGTTCGCGGCGCGGAGCATCTGGTGGTAGGTCCACAAGGCGTCGTACTGGTCGGACGCCAGTTCCACGCCGCAGTCGCGCAGGATCGCTTCCAGTCCGCCTCGCCCGGGTCTCAACGCCGCCTCCAGCATCATTGGATCGCTTGCGCCCGTCGCGTCGCGGGCGAGGAACCATGTTACTCGCCCCGGCCTCTCCGCGACGACGCCAACCGGCGAACGCTTTTGACCTCGCGCTAGAATTGAGACGTCCGGGCGACGACCGCCCGAGGAGGTTCCGAGCGCCATGACCGCTGACAAACCCGGCCGACGCCTGCCCGTTCTCTTCATCCCCCACGGCGGGGGACCTTGCTTCTTCATGGACTGGACGATGGGGCCCCGCGACACCTGGGATCGGCTCGCCGCCTGGCTGCGGTCGGCGCCGGATCTCGTCGGCGTCCGGCCCCGGGCGATCCTGATCATCTCCGGCCATTGGGAGACCCGCGGCTTTCGGGTCACTTCGGGGGAACATCCCGAACTGATCTACGATTATTCCGGGTTCCCGCCCCACACCTATGAGTTGACCTATCCAGCACCGGGCGACCCTGCCCTGGCGAGTCGCGTGGTCGAACTGCTCTCCAACGCAGGGTTATCCGCCGCGCCCGACCCGGATCGAGGCTTCGACCACGGCGTTTTCATCCCCCTGAAGGTAGCTTTCCCAGACGCCGACGTCCCGGTCGTCGCCCTCTCCGTCGATCGATCACTCGACCCAGACCTGCATGCGCAGGCTGGCGCAGCGCTCGCTCCCCTGCGGGACGAAGGCGTGCTGATCGTCGGCAGCGGGATGAGCTTCCACAACCTCCGGGCGTTCTTCGGCGGCGAGGGCTCGGATCAATCGGACCGCTTCGACGCCTGGCTGACCGGCGCTGTGGAGGCTCCCTCGGCCGACGATCGACGGCGACTGCTCGATGATTGGGCTGCGGCTCCCGGCGCACGGTTCGCCCATCCGAGGGAGGAGCATTTGATCCCCCTGATGACGGTCGCCGGCGCGGCGGGGGCGGATCTGGGCCGCAAAGTGTTCGAAGACCGGATCATGGGGCATCTCTGCTCGGCCTTCGCGTTTGGGATCGACGGCTCCCCGCCTACCCCCTGACCTTTCGGCCGATCTTCGCTACAATTCCCAAATGAGCGCCTGTCGGCCGGCGTCGCCCGCTGCGCCGGGACCGATCGGGTCGAGACGAGAAGTCTCCCGGGCGACGTGAGAGAAACTGCCTGATCCCATAGAGTGAGATCGCATGGAGAACCGACCGCAACAGCCGGAGCCCCCCCGTCGTCCTTCGCCCCCTCCGGTGCGGAAGCCGAACGGCGCAGGAGGTTCGCCGACGCCCCCGTGGCTCTGGGTGATCCTCCTCCTGGGAGTCGCCTTCATCCTGTGGCAGTTCAAGCCGATGAACGAGACGCCCGTCGTCTACTCGCCCTGGTTCCTGGACCAGGTCGAGCAAGACAACATCAAGAGCGTCTCGCTGATGGGGACGGAGATCCGGGGTGAACTCCGCGAAGCGAAGGATTACAAGCCTTCGCCGAGTTCGCAGACGCAGGAAACTGTTCGCAAGTTCATCACGTACTTCCCCTCCGACGAGGCGATCCAACCCGTCATCGACCGGCTAAGCAAGAAGCCGGCCAAGGCCGGGGTGGAGCCGGTGCGGATCGACCCCAGCCCGGCCAACCAGGCGAGCGGGATCGTCTGGCTGATGCTGTTGCTCCCCACGTTCCTGATCCTCGGCTTCATCTACCTGATGATGCGTCGGGCGCGTGACCAGTTCGACGGCGGCATCCTCGGCAGCTTCGTGAAGAGCCCGGCCAAGCGGCACGACAAGTCCAAGCAGCGGACGACCTTCGACGAGGTCGCCGGCCTGGAGAACGCCAAGGGCGAGTTGCAGGAAATCGTCGAGTTCCTCAAGAACCCGGAGAAATTCCAGCGCCTGGGCGGGCGGATCCCCAAGGGCGTCCTGCTGATCGGACCTCCGGGCACCGGCAAGACCCTTCTCGGCCGCGCGGTGGCCGGCGAGGCGGGCGTGCCCTTCTACTCGATCTCGGGCTCCGAATTCATCCAGATGTTCGTCGGCGTCGGCGCCAGCCGGGTCCGCGACATGTTCAAGACGGCCAAGGAAAACAGCCCCTGCATCCTGTTCATCGACGAGATCGACGCCGTCGGCCGGATCCGAGGCGCCGGGCTCGGCGGCGGGCATGACGAGCGTGAGCAGACCCTCAACCAGATCCTGACCGAGATGGACGGGTTCTCGCCGAGCGAGAGCGTGATCGTCCTGGCCGCGACCAACCGGCCCGACGTCCTCGACCCCGCCCTGCTCCGTCCCGGCCGGTTCGACCGCCACGTCACCGTCGATCTTCCGACCAAGAAGGGGCGGCTGGAGATCCTCAAGGTCCACGCCCGCAACGTCCCGCTCGCGGCCGACGTCGACCTGGACCGGATCGCCCGCAACACCGTCGGGATGAGCGGCGCCGACCTGGCGAACCTCGTTAACGAGGCCGCGCTGCTGGCCACCCGCGAGGACAAGGCGGCCGTCGACGACAAGGATATGGAGGCGGCTCTCGACAAGGTCGTCCTCGGCGCCAAGCGCGAGGAGGCCATCACCGACCGCGACAAGCGCGCCACCGCCTACCACGAGGTCGGCCACGCCCTGGTCGGCTGGCTCACCCCCCGCTCCGACCCGGTCCACAAGGTCACCATCATCCCCCGAGGCCGCTCGCTGGGCGTCACCCACTTCATGCCCGAGGAAGACCGGCTCAGCCTCAACGAGAGCCAGATCCGGGCCAAGCTCTACATGACGATGGGGGGACGGGCCGCCGAGCGCCTGATCTACAACGACCTCAGCACCGGCGCCGCCCAGGACCTGAACCAGGCCACCCGGCTCGCCCGCATGATGGTCACCCAGTGGGGCATGTCCGAGCGCGTCGGCCCGGTTTCCTTCCGCTCCAGCTCCGAGCATCCGTTCCTGGGCCGGGAGATGTCCGAGCCCCGCGACCACTCGGAGCACATGCAGCAGATCATCGACGAGGAGGTCGCCCGGATCCTTCGCGAGGCCGAGGAGCACGCCTTCAGCCTGCTTCAGGAGCACCGCAGGGAGCTAGAGAAGCTGACCGAGGCCCTCATCGAGAAGGAAGTCCTCACCGAGGCCGAGATCACCCAACTCATTGGCAAACGCGCTGGACACGTCGAGCCCGAGCCCGACACCAGTGCGACCGTCGATACCAAGGACCCCAACCCGGACGAGGTGGTGGCGTCGATCGACAATCCGAGTTGAGCGTCGACAAGGTTTTCTCGATCCCGACTCGCCGATCATTCGTTGCAGGTGGACGTTCGTGTTCCTCGGTCTTGATCCTCGAACGCTCCACCTGCCTCCTTCCCTCCGATTCGGGGCCGATCCCGCGAAGCCCCAGCGACAGATCGCTCGATTTGTGAAGAAGACCGACGGGATGCCAGCCATCTGGGTTCAGCGAGGAGTGGACGGCGAGTTGGTGATCTCCGACGGCGTCACCCGCGCAACGCGGGTGGCGAAGCTTTTGCCGGGAGTCCTCGTCCGTGTCGAGGTGATTGGCGACCTGAAAGTGCCAGTAGGCCACTATCCAACGGTCGAAGAACGGCTCCCATGATGGACCTCGAGCGAGGAGAACTGCTGCGAGTCCTCGAAGAATTGAGTCAGGCCTGTCCTGAGTATCGCTTCGGGCAGATGATCGCCAATCTCGTCATGATGGCCCGGGGGGACGCGGAGGGCGCTCTTTGGGATCTGGACGACGACGAACTTCTCGATGCGGCCAGAAAACACCTGGCTGATATCAACGCCCGTCGAGAGCCAGCCGTCTGATTTTTCCCTCTCGACCATGCCGGCAAATGCTCTCCTCACGTCGTTTGATCCCCCGGAGATAGGCTGGCTCGGCCTCAGGCGATGCGCCTCGGGTCGTGCCTTGCGGCCGGGCTGGCTGCTGGTAAGGTAGATCGGCCGGGGCTTTGGCCCTGCGAGCGCCATCCGTT of Paludisphaera rhizosphaerae contains these proteins:
- a CDS encoding DODA-type extradiol aromatic ring-opening family dioxygenase, whose translation is MTADKPGRRLPVLFIPHGGGPCFFMDWTMGPRDTWDRLAAWLRSAPDLVGVRPRAILIISGHWETRGFRVTSGEHPELIYDYSGFPPHTYELTYPAPGDPALASRVVELLSNAGLSAAPDPDRGFDHGVFIPLKVAFPDADVPVVALSVDRSLDPDLHAQAGAALAPLRDEGVLIVGSGMSFHNLRAFFGGEGSDQSDRFDAWLTGAVEAPSADDRRRLLDDWAAAPGARFAHPREEHLIPLMTVAGAAGADLGRKVFEDRIMGHLCSAFAFGIDGSPPTP
- the ftsH gene encoding ATP-dependent zinc metalloprotease FtsH; this encodes MENRPQQPEPPRRPSPPPVRKPNGAGGSPTPPWLWVILLLGVAFILWQFKPMNETPVVYSPWFLDQVEQDNIKSVSLMGTEIRGELREAKDYKPSPSSQTQETVRKFITYFPSDEAIQPVIDRLSKKPAKAGVEPVRIDPSPANQASGIVWLMLLLPTFLILGFIYLMMRRARDQFDGGILGSFVKSPAKRHDKSKQRTTFDEVAGLENAKGELQEIVEFLKNPEKFQRLGGRIPKGVLLIGPPGTGKTLLGRAVAGEAGVPFYSISGSEFIQMFVGVGASRVRDMFKTAKENSPCILFIDEIDAVGRIRGAGLGGGHDEREQTLNQILTEMDGFSPSESVIVLAATNRPDVLDPALLRPGRFDRHVTVDLPTKKGRLEILKVHARNVPLAADVDLDRIARNTVGMSGADLANLVNEAALLATREDKAAVDDKDMEAALDKVVLGAKREEAITDRDKRATAYHEVGHALVGWLTPRSDPVHKVTIIPRGRSLGVTHFMPEEDRLSLNESQIRAKLYMTMGGRAAERLIYNDLSTGAAQDLNQATRLARMMVTQWGMSERVGPVSFRSSSEHPFLGREMSEPRDHSEHMQQIIDEEVARILREAEEHAFSLLQEHRRELEKLTEALIEKEVLTEAEITQLIGKRAGHVEPEPDTSATVDTKDPNPDEVVASIDNPS